A stretch of DNA from Bacillus sp. NP157:
GTCTGGTCATCGGCTTCGTCACCACCGCGGCCTTCCGCGGCCTGTTCATGCGCCTGGTCGAAATGGATGCGCTGAAGCGCCGCGTGCTGGTGTTCGGCGCCGGCACCCGTGCCGCCCAGATCCACACCCGCATGCGTCGCCGCTCCGATCGCCGTGGTTTTTACCTCGTCGGCTACGTACCCGGGCCGAACGACACAGCGCAGGTGCCCGAATCGCTGCTGCTGGATCGCCAGATGCCGCTCGCCGAGCTGGCCGCGCGCGAGCGGATCAGCGAAATCGTGGTGGGCGTCGACGACCGGCGTGGCTCGCTGCCGATGGAAGACCTGCTGGCCTGTCGCCAGCTCGGCGTGCAGATCACCGACCTGACCACCTTCGTCGAGCGCGAAGCCGGCCGCGTGCAGCTGACCATGCTCGATCCCTCGTGGCTGGTGTTCTCCTCCGGCTTCAACGCCACGCCGCTGGCATTGTTCGCCAAGCGCGCATTCGACATCGTCGCGTCGTTCACCATCGCCCTGCTCTGCTGGCCGCTGATGCTCGGCGTCGCCCTGGCCATCCGCCTTGAATCCGGCCGCGGCCAGCCGATCTTCTACCGCCAGGAGCGCGTGGGCGAACACGGCCGTACGTTCTGGTTGTACAAGTTCCGCAGCATGCGCACCGATGCCGAGATGGACGGCGTGGCCCGCTGGGCGAAGGCCAACGACGACCGCGTCACCCGCGTGGGCAAGATCTGCCGCAAGCTTCGCTTCGACGAGCTACCGCAGCTGTGGAACGTGGTGCGCGGCGACATGAGCATCGTGGGACCGCGCCCGGAACGCCCGCAGTTCGTTTCCGACCTGGAAGGCAAGATCCGTTATTACAACCTGCGCCACAGCATCAAGCCGGGCCTCGCCGGCTGGGCGCAGCTCTGCTACTCCTACGGCGCCTCCGAAGAGGACGCTGCCGAGAAGCTGAAATACGACCTGTTCTACGTGAAGAACCACAGCATCTTCCTCGACCTGGTCATCCTGATCGAAACCGTGGAAGTGGTGATCTTCGGCCGTGGCGCGCGCTAAACCCGCGCGTCAGCGCGGCGCATGCGCCGACGAGGTATGCAGGGTCCGCAACGGCGAGCTGTACCAGTCGACCACCGAGCCGCCTTCGAACTGCACCCACGAGGGACCGTACTCCCAGCGATCCGCCCCGCGCAGGGTCGGTTCGCCTTCGACGGCGACCACGTCGTCGTCCTTCATGCCAACGCTCAGCATCGCCGAGGCGACGGCGTGCGCCGGACGCTCCAGCGCGACGACGGGCAGGTTTTCGTTCTCCGGATCGATCCGGTCGGGGTCGGGAATCAGCGTCCAGACCAGCACCCCGGCGATGACGATGCTGGCCAGCAGGAAGATGCGCCGCGTCGGGAAGCCGGGCGAATCCACGCTGGCACGGCTGCTTTCCGGACGATCCGACACGTGCGCCGTCGCATGCGGCACGGAGCGATGGCCTGCCGTCGATGGCGGGGTGACGAACACCACCAGTTCGGTCGATGCGTCGTCCTGCGCGGCCGCCTCCGACGGGACCGACGCGACGGAGGCAGCGAAGCCGGTCGACGCGTCGACGTACGACACGTCGTCGCCTGCCGGCACGCCCGTGTCGTCATCCTCGCGCTCGACGACGTCGTCGCAAGGACCCGCCGCCACGGCCGCGGAAGGAACCAGCGGTACGACATTCGCGCGAGGAGGATTCACCCGCGCCGCGCCGGGAAGCCGCCCATGTTGCTTGTGGAACGACATCGCCGCCGAATACTGCGCCATCAGGCGCTGCAGGCGCCGCGCCGCCAATGCATCCGCGCGCGGGCCGCGGCTGCGCCGGTCGGGATGCCATTGCGACACATGCCGGCGATATGCCTGCTTGAAGTCGGCCAACGAACAGTCCGGCTGCAGGCGCAGCTTGCCGTACAGGTCCAGGAAATCGGTTTCGTCTGCCGCCATCGCTGGCCCCCAGGGGTGGCGCACGCGTTATCGTCCCGACAGTGCGCCTCAGCGTGAAGCGTGGCCTACGCCTTGCCACGTGACAAGTACAACTTATGGAGGATGCCCATGCCCATGCCCACGCCACGCCTGCTCGCCTGCCTGCTCGGCCTCGCCCTGATTGCCACCGCCAGCATGGCCGCCGAGCCACCGCCGTCGCTGGGCGCGCATGTCTTCCTTGGCCAGGGCGAAGGTCTCGGCACCGATCCGGCGGTGACGCCCGCGATGGATACGGCACCCACGGGTAGCGTGCTGATCGCGTTCAACGCCGGCTATGCCAGCAACGATGGCCGCCTGGAGGACACCTACGCGAACCGCTGGAAATCGCTGGGCCGGCCCATGACCTACGCCAACTACGGCGAACGCTTCGACGTGAAGGCCTTCGTCGCGCTGGCGGCGAAGGGCGGCACGGGGCATCGGGTCTCCATCGCCAAGCCCGGCGAGCCGAAGGGCGAGCTATCCCTGCCCTTCATCGAGGTGCGCAACGCCACGCGGGTGCAAGCCATGGCGCAGAACTATGCGGATCCGTCGATGGTCGTCGCGAGCAAGTCGATCACCGTGGACGGACCGGCGACGCTGCTGGCGTTCTGGTGGGGCGATGGCGGCGTCAAGCGGATGACCGCCGTACCCGGCGACGGCTTTACGCTCATCGACAGCTTCCTCCAGTTGCCCGACGAAAGTGGCGTGCAAGGTGCGGTCGCGTGGCGCCAGGTGGATAGCGCCGGCACCTACCAGGTGCACTGGACCGTCGCGCCCGTGCAGGGCGCCGCGCTGTGGATCATCGCGATCCGCTGAGGATTCGTCCGTATCCGGACGCTGGTGTCCGGATAAGGTAGGCACGAATGGCATACCTGCGCGAGTCTCCGCAAACACGCGACGAGAGGCTGTTTTCCTGCGTCCGAAAGCGGACGCGCGCGCCTACAACCACCGGCCTATTCTCTTTCTAAATCATCAGCCTATAGTCGAATCCACGATATCACCCGGGCCCCTCGACAGCCCAATGCGGATGGATTCCGCCTGGGACGCAAGGGACACACCACGCGCAGCGGATGCGCCGCTGGAAGCGACACGGATGACGGGCCGCAGGCGACCCGGGCGATATCGGCAGGGGGGGAATCAGAACGTCACGCGCAGGCCTGCATACCCGGCCCAGCCACGCATACCGTAGGTGCCGGTAAACGTCTGCCACGTACCCTCGCCATACACCTGCACGTGCCGGCCAAGCTGCGCCGTGGCACCCGCCGCGGCGCGCACGGCGTTGCCCACGCGCCCGCTGGCAAACCGCGCACCGACGTCGAAGGCTTCGCTGGAGACATCCACGCCAGGCGCACCGCCGGTGGTGTGGATCAGGTCGACGCGGCCGTAGGGTGCGAACGCGGGATTGACCGACCAGCCCAGCTGCACGCCCAGACGCGCACTGGTCTGCCCTGCCGTGCCCAGTGCGACATCCAGCCCATCGCTGTCCTGGAAGCGACGGAAGTTGAGCTGCTGGCGCTTGAGCTGGAACTGCGGCTCCACCGTCCAGTCGCCACCGATCGCCAGCGGCATGCCGGCCTCGACCGACATCACCCAGCCTGTGGCGCGGATATCGGCCACCTCGTCGCCGCGCATCGCGGTGGATACGTTGCCGTGGTAACGCGTACCCGAGAGCACGCCATCGACCCAGAAGCCATCGCCATGCTGCCACGTGATCCAGGCGGCCAAACCGTTCGCGGTGTACTTCGAGGAACTTTCGCCATCCAGTGCCTTCGGCGTCACGCGCGTGGTGCCGTGATCCACCGCCCAGCCAGCACGCAGCGAGCCGTTGTCGCCATCCAGCGCGATGACGCTACCGCCCACCTGCAGCGCGTTGACCTGCTGGTCGAAGTCATAGCCGAACTGCTTGAACGACAGGTTCGACGAATAACGCAACTGGCCGCCGAGGTAGCGCGCGAACATTTCACCGCCGACCGGGTCATGCGATTCACCGTTGCGGATATCGCCCAGTCGCTGGTGCAGGCCATCGTTGAGCATGTCGCCGTAGGTGAGCAGCGCGGCGGGTGCCGAAAGGTAGGCAGGCACCTGCGGGACCACTTCGACGCGATCGCCCGGCTCGGGACCGGGGTTCGGGATTTCCGGTTCGTCAGGATTGCCCGGATTCTCCGGCTCGCCCGGGTTCTCCGGTTCACCGGGATTTTCGGGATCGACAGGCTTCACCGGCCCGCAGTCTTCCTCGCAGACATAGCTGTTACCCAGGCGGTAATCCCAGTTGAAGCCGCTGCCCACGAGTTGCTTCTGCGCGGGATCGACCTCACCCGGGCCGAAGGCGTAAAGCTTGTACTGGTACGGACCGGCCGCGACGTAGCCACCGGCCAGCTCGAACGCATCGCGACGCGAGGTGCCACCGACCTGGATCAGCGAGATGCCTTCGTTGGCATCGACGATGCCGTCCTTGTTGAGGTCGGTGAGGCCACCATTGCCCGTGGGCGTTACCACGACCCTGGTCGGCCCCGTGGTGGTGACATCGCCTTCGATGAGCAGGCGATCGGTCTGCTGCACGCCCAGCGAGCCGCCTTCGTTCAGCACGGTGTTGAAAGTGAGCACACCTCCCGTGCCGCCGAAATCTCCGCGTACGTGAAGGTCACGGTGCGACGCATCCGCAGCGGACATGAAGCTCGCCGCGCCATCGAGCGTCAGCGCGCTGACGTCCGATGCCGCCGTAACGTTCCAGCGCGACGTCGCGTCGACACCCACCGTGACATCACCATTGATGGCACCCGTGAGGCTTGCCTGTCCACCCAGCGCCAGATTGAGGCTGCCCTGCTCGCCCACCACGACATTGCCGACGATATCGCTTGAACGAAGCGTTACGTCGGCACTGGCCGGGGCGATGACACCAGGGCGCGATGTACCACCCACCACTTCCAGCGCGGTGCCATTGGAGCCGGTCAGCGTGCTGCCGTTGCTGATGTCGATGGTGACGTTGTCGGTGCCGCCGGCCAGCAGCGAGGTGACGCGGACCGCACTACCGCCCGTGGCTACTACCCGGGTGTTGTCCAGGGTGAGCTGGCGCACGGGCGCACCCACCCCGCCGCCGCGCTCGTCCTTGAAGACGGAAACGCCACTGGCCACGCCGGTGATGGTGGAATCGCGGACATCCACGCTGCCCCAGATGACGCCAAGCCCGGCATCGGCCCCGGTCAGCTGCGACCCACGGACCTGGGTGATCGAACCGCCGCTGGAACGCACGCCCATCCGCGCACCGGTGATGCTGCTCGAAGCGATGGTGACGTTGTTTGGCAGCGTAGCCACGCCGTCGGCCGCGGCCTGGACGCCGTCGCCCGTCGTCGACCGGATCGTCGCATCGGTGATCACGCCGGTGCTGCCGTTGCGCAGCTCCACCGCGGCCGCGTTGGCGCCGTTGTGCAGCACACTGCCACCGGACATGAACAGCTTGCCCGACAGCGCGGTGACGCCTAGCGCATCGCCACCTTCGATTCGAAGCGTGGCACTGTTGAGCAACCACGTCTCGACAGGATCGCCTGGTGCCACCGTGGCTTCCCTGCCAGGGCCCAGCGTCGCTGCGTAGGCGGTGAAAGGCTGCAGCGAAAGGGCAGCAAGCACGGCGATAAAGAGGGGCGCACGACGCGCACGGGGATATAAGACGTCCATAAACGTTCCGGAAATGAGTGGGGGCCTCCGCAGCCGACGGGACGAAGCGGCGCTGCTTCGGGACTGAAACACGGGAGGGCAGGTAGCCTGCAATGCACATTGCAGCACGCGTGATGGCGTCCGCCTATTAGGCGAACTCCTAAAAATGCACGACGATCGTTACCTTCCCCCGCCCCGGCAGTGGGCCACCGCTCGCGGAGATCACGTGGTTCCGGCACGTGGCCGCTAACCTACGCCGCCCGCATGAAGCGCGCGTGAAACCGCGGATCCTACGTCGAAAGGCCTATTCCATTGGCACGCGATCGGCGTAGCGTGCGCTGAAACGGAGTTCCAACCACGACAAGGAGTCGGCCATGGCACGCAGCACCCCCCGCAAGCGCACGCATGTTTTTCCAGCCCGGCGCATCTATCTGCGCAACGGCAAAGGCCAGCCGGTCAGCCGATTCTTCATCACGCCGCTCGCTGCGGCTCCGGGGACCCGGGCCGTCCTTGACGGTGTCATAGAATTCGACGAGACGAAGTTTGCGCTCAAGGCGACGGGTACGCCGAACGAGGCCGAGCCCGACCATATCCTGCTCAAGAGCGAGCAAGGCAAAGACATCGAGGTCAAGGTGCCGATGGGGGACGAGCTCAACAAGGGAGAAGAAGTCACCCTTATCCTCAACGGCATCGAGCTCGAGACCAAGATCGTCCCGGAAGAGACGGACTTCTCGCCATTGCCCTTCACCATACCCGGTAACACGCCGCTGCTCGAGGGCACCAATTTCCTCAACTATCGACTCTATTATTCGAAAGGAAGCGGCGGCACGGACACCGGTCCCGGCGACCGTTTTGTCATTGATAAAGTAGCGCCCGGCGGCAGCCATTTCCTCGGCGCACCCGACGTGGATGCAGCTATCCGCGATGGCGGGCTGACCAAAGACAAGCTCGTCACCTTACCCGACGGCGTGACCAAGGGCCTCGCGTTGACGATTCCCAGCTACGAGGGCTTCGCCTACGGCGACAAGGTCGTCGCCATCGTCGACGGCAGCGCCGACTCCTACGTCACCGAATTCCCTTACGGCCACACCGGAGACCAGGTCGCCTACGCGACCCAGGCTGTGATTGCAGCCGCAGGCGATGGACTCATTGGCTTCCAGTACAGGATTACCGACCGGGCGGGCAACGTTTCCAGCAACTCCAACACGCTCACGGTGCAGGTTGTCCTGGAAGGTGCGCCGAACCTGAAGGCCGTCGAGGTACCGGCGTTCGACGACGATGACGACACAGGGGGCAAGCAGAAGCTGATCGACCTTGCCGATGCGACCGCGAACGACGGTGTGGTCGTGATCATTCCGTGGAGCGTGGATTTCAAGCCGGGCGACGTACTCACGCTCTTCTGGGGTGAGGCGATGCTTACGCCGTATACCATCACGGCAAGTGATGCCGACGCCGAGGACGACATCGTCATCGGCGTGATGTACCCCGCGATCTACGAGGAATGGACCGCCACCGCCAACGACGCCGACCAGATCGTCCCCGTCGACGTGCTTTATCGTTTGAAGCGCGGTAGCGTTGACGTAGACACGTCTCCCTCGAAGACTGTCGACGTAAACGTCTACCAGATTGGTGGTGGGGATCCCGACCCCGAGACCCCCGGAAACGACAACCTGCAAAAGCCCACCCTGGTCGCCGCCAGCAACGCCCGCGACAAGATCGAGGGGGATGATTTTGGCAAGCCTGCGACAGTCGAAGTGCCTAAGCAGACACGCCACGCCACGCCGCGCGATGTCTTCAAGCTGGACGATGTCGTCACCGTGACCTACCAGGACGAGGCATTGCCGCCCCATACCATCGTCGCGGGCGACCTGACGGATCTTACCGAGCCCCTTGTTTTCAGTATCCCCGCCAAGGTCATCGAGGATGCCGGAAGCGGGACGATGGCCCTGCAATACGCCATTACCCGTGCCGTCCAGGGCGGTGAGAACACGACCATGTCACCCGTCAAGGACGTCGTCGTCCATGGCAAGGATGAACTGCCGGGTGACGGCCAGGAGCTCGCTGCCGCGCTATGCCCCGAGAGCGAGGACACCTGGATGGATATGTCTAAGATCAATGACGGGACCTTGCTCGCCCTGCCAGAGTGGACGCGGTTCAACGGCACCGGGCAGGAAGTCCTCATCGAGTTCATGTACTTCAGCGCGCGGGACGGCTCACCCATTCCGGCACGCGGCTTCCAGCAGCGACTGGCTTCGCCGCTTACGTTGCTCGACGCGGAGTCACAACCGGTGAAGGAGCCGGACGGCAACGAAAGGCAGCCGGTCGAGGTTCCCTACGTGGCCTACCGCATCCCGCGGGAACGACTGGTCTACCAGCTGCCCGACAACCGCTTTTTCTATATCGAGGCGGTCTACAAGGTGAACAACACGTCAGGTGAAACCACGCCGGTCGCATCCGCCCCCGTGCAGATCAAGATCGATACACGCGGCTCCTGAGACCCAACCGCAAGGATGCGACCATGCATACCCACCCACGTTCCACCCGCCGCCCGCGCGCGGCGGTACTGCCCCAGATGATCATGCCCGACATCAAAGATGGCGGACTGGGGCATTTCGATTTGATCGCCGATCCCTACGCCCGTGTGCGGATGGTGATGGGTCCGCTGAGCCTCGACGAAGTAGGCCCCGGCGACACCCTGCGCGCCTTCATGAAGGTCGGCGCTGAAGAAAAGCAGATCGCCAGCCATGTCATCCAGCCTGGCGACCTGCCAGAGAGTCGCCAGGGCAGTCCGGTCTTTACGCTGGAAGCCAACGCATCGGAGATCAACAAGTATCCCGATGGCGAGTACGACTTCAGTTACGACGTGCTCTACAGCAACGGCAATTCCGATGGAAGCATCGAGCCCTTGCGCGTTCGGATCAAGCGCACGATCCCGGGTGATCCGGCCGATCCGAGCGCGCGTTTCAACGAGGCATTGGTCCTAGCCGAGGTCGTGCCCAGTCCGGTACCAGCGTCAGCGACCGCGGTCACGGTCACCGTGCCCGCTTGGACTAACATGGCCGAGGGCGACGTCGCCATCGTGGACTGGGAAAGGCTACGCCTGACACTGCCAGCGGTGACCGCCAGCGACGTCGGGCGGCCCGTATCCGTCACGCTCACGCGCGAGCAGCTGGAGCAGGTGGGTGGGATTCAGGATCTGCCGGTGTCGTATGAGATCTTCGACGTGGTCAGCAACCATTCGGGGCACTCGCGTTTCACCCTGGTCGACGTGGAGATTGAGCCGCCGGATGCGCTGACGGCCCCACGGATTCGCGAGGCCGACAACGGCACGATCGATCCGCTGAAACAGGGCGACACGCCCTTTACAATCCAGATTCCAACCGCCGGCCGGCGGCAGGTGCGCGCCGCGCGCAATATCGAGCCGGGCGACACCATTACCGCGACCTTCGAGGGACGCATTCCCGGTACCGGTGCATCCCACAAATGGGTCAGTCCGTCGCTCACCGTGCCCGGCGCCATTTTTGATCTCACCATCGCCTTGCCGGTGGAAGAGGTCACGCCACTGGCCGGTGGCACCGCCCGCGTCTCTTATACCGTCCTGCCAGTCGGCGGCGATCCCGCCTTGCCATCCCGCCATCTCGGCATCGTCGTCGCTGGCGTCCCCGCATTGTTGCCCGCCGTCACGATTCCAGAAGATGCAAACGGCGACGAAACACTCGATCCGAAAACGGAGATCGCCGATGGTGCAACTGCGGTCATCGAGTACCCCAACATGGCGCTGGATGACTACATCACCCTCGACCTGCTCGGCCGCCGCGCCAACGGCATGGCCGACAATGACCAGAAATACCGGCAGGTCTCCCACCTCGGACCGCAATCGGTGCATATCGGCACCGATTACCTCGGTCGCCTCGACGGCGGCACGCTAGAACTAAAATACACCTCGGTAAGCTTCGATGGTGTCGCGGAATTGCGAGCTACCCGCGAATCCGAAACGCGCACCTTCACCATCGGCAGCCAGCCGGTAGAGCCGAAGCTTCCCGCGCCCTTCGTAGCCGGCGTCGTCGACAGCCTTCTGCCACCGTCAACACGCCAGAGCGAAGTCGTCGTCTCCCGTAGCGTGCTTCAGGTCGGCGACGGTGTCGACTACATATGGGCCAGCGTCAAGAGCGACAGCGCGCATCTCACCGTGCGCAATCTCAACGATGACCTGCGTTTCGACGTGGATGGTGAGTTGATCAGGGCCAACGACGGAAGTGAGGTGGCGGTAAGCTACATCCGTACACGGAATGGTAACGTCGCACGCTCGGAGGAAGCGCGCTTTGCTATCGAGGAGGCTGTCTTCCTGCCTGCGCCGATGGTCAAGGAGGCTGTTGCGGACAACCTGGTGCCCGGCGCCGCGACGGGTGGTGCAACCGTGCAGGTGCCCGCCCGCCTCACCCAGACCGACACTGTCATCGTGCATTTCGCCAGCTACGACAGCCCGCCGACTAACTGGTCAGATGACCTGGAAATCGTCGTACCTCCGGGCGAAGTGGCGAAGGTACTGGGGACTACCATCGACGTTACATATACCGTCAATGGCAGACGCACTTCCGCGCTGTACGCACTCCATGTACTCGATTTCAGGGCCGACGATCCGGCACTTCCGCGGCCGTCCATCCTGCAAGCCGTCAACGGCGAGCTCGACCTAAGGACGTTTGAAGGCGATGCGACATTGAGAATCGCACCCTGGCCGCTCATGGCAACCGGGCAAAAGGTCTGGCTCAGTGTCGAGGGCACGGCGGCCGATGGAACCACGGACGAGCTTGTCGTACTGACAGCTGCTGCCGTCACGGACGGTGACGTATCCAACGGGCTCGAGAAGCCACTAAGTCGCACGTGGCTCGAATCCCTGGCGGCGACGTCAATCCTCAGCGTGTCGTGTTCTGCGACGTTTGACGGAAGCAGCGAGCCATCACGTTCTACGGCGTTCCCCGTGGGCTACTACACCTTACGTCGCGGTACCGACGACGACGACGGACACGCCTATCTTCTCGAACCGTTCGATATTCCTTTCCCGGCGATCAATCGGACATACAATTTTCCCTACTTCGACGTGGCAGTATCGGTTTCGAACACCTATTTGCGTAGCGATACCCACGAAACGCTGCCATACCTCACCGGCACGTCGATGCGCTTCTCCGACACGAGCAGACCATACACCCTCACGTTCATGCGACCCTTCACCTTCGTGAAGCTAGGCGCTGGGCACACGTCGGTGACCTTCTTCGCCGAAGATGGTTCGGTACTAGCTACCAAGAACTCGACAACATACGGCAGCTGGATCGAATTCTCCAGCTCACCTGACAAGCCGATCGCCCGCCTTGACGTCCGGGAAACGGGCGGAGCCTACTCAATCGTGGACAACATCCAGATGGGGGGCAGCTCATGGGCGGAGCGAGCGCCCCCATTCAGAGAAACGTTCAAGGACATCGCACTTGGTGACTATGGAAAGCGTGCAAGGATTCCGCGCTGGCTGATCAACACAGATGGCGAGCACTTTTCGATCCACGACGCGCCGGAAGGCATGGATGGACGGGCACTCTTCTTCAATCACAGCATTGGCCAGACGCACCAACTGACGCCTCGTTTCGCGATCGCGCCAAGATCGAGGATCGTGCTTCGCGTCAGCTCCACCCTTCAGACGGAGAAGATGATCAGGATCAGCCTCGCCTACGTGGACACTGTCGAACACACACAAAGATTTGCAAGCATGGCCGTACAGCTAGGCCAGACCCCAACGGATGTTGAATTCGCGGGCGGCGACTATGTCGCTCACCCAGGAGAGTATCTGGCTCAGATCTTCATGGATCTCACCTCTGCGCCGGGCGCATCCATCTACTACGATGCCATCGAAATTGATTGATTCACCGAAGCGAATCAAGTCGAGCGAGGCCAGAACGTTTTTCCTGCAGGACCAGGCCGTTTGACTCGGTCGAGCCTGAGTAAGCCAACACTCCAGAACGGATAGACCCGAACGCAAGGATGCGACCATGCATACCCACCCACGCACCCTCCGCCGCCCTCGCGCCGCGGTACTGCCCAAAATGATCATCACCGACATCGACGATGGCGGCCTCGGGCATTTCGATTTGATCGCCGACCCCTACGCCCGCGTGGCGATGGTGATGGGTCCGCTGAGCCTCGACGAATTAGCTCCCGGCGACATGCTGCGCGCCTTCATGAACGTCGGCGGCGAAGAGAAGCAGATCGCCAGCCATGTGATCCAGCCGGGCGACCTGCCCGAGAGTCGCCAGGGCAGTCCGGTCTTTACGCTGGAAGCGAACGCCTCGGAGATCAACAGGTATCCCGATGGCGAGTACGACTTCAGTTACGACGTGCTCTAC
This window harbors:
- a CDS encoding TIGR03013 family PEP-CTERM/XrtA system glycosyltransferase, producing the protein MLRLFRQPIVRWLTLLGAVELALLAFSLNVATWIRFAPSPEDLQASNNTVVARATMFAVVIFLGMAALGEYRGNLRMSWRGQLARHAIAFVLGGFALIVGYYVIPPAYVGRGVLGMGLVIGFVTTAAFRGLFMRLVEMDALKRRVLVFGAGTRAAQIHTRMRRRSDRRGFYLVGYVPGPNDTAQVPESLLLDRQMPLAELAARERISEIVVGVDDRRGSLPMEDLLACRQLGVQITDLTTFVEREAGRVQLTMLDPSWLVFSSGFNATPLALFAKRAFDIVASFTIALLCWPLMLGVALAIRLESGRGQPIFYRQERVGEHGRTFWLYKFRSMRTDAEMDGVARWAKANDDRVTRVGKICRKLRFDELPQLWNVVRGDMSIVGPRPERPQFVSDLEGKIRYYNLRHSIKPGLAGWAQLCYSYGASEEDAAEKLKYDLFYVKNHSIFLDLVILIETVEVVIFGRGAR
- a CDS encoding J domain-containing protein; this encodes MAADETDFLDLYGKLRLQPDCSLADFKQAYRRHVSQWHPDRRSRGPRADALAARRLQRLMAQYSAAMSFHKQHGRLPGAARVNPPRANVVPLVPSAAVAAGPCDDVVEREDDDTGVPAGDDVSYVDASTGFAASVASVPSEAAAQDDASTELVVFVTPPSTAGHRSVPHATAHVSDRPESSRASVDSPGFPTRRIFLLASIVIAGVLVWTLIPDPDRIDPENENLPVVALERPAHAVASAMLSVGMKDDDVVAVEGEPTLRGADRWEYGPSWVQFEGGSVVDWYSSPLRTLHTSSAHAPR
- a CDS encoding autotransporter outer membrane beta-barrel domain-containing protein, whose amino-acid sequence is MAPGDPVETWLLNSATLRIEGGDALGVTALSGKLFMSGGSVLHNGANAAAVELRNGSTGVITDATIRSTTGDGVQAAADGVATLPNNVTIASSSITGARMGVRSSGGSITQVRGSQLTGADAGLGVIWGSVDVRDSTITGVASGVSVFKDERGGGVGAPVRQLTLDNTRVVATGGSAVRVTSLLAGGTDNVTIDISNGSTLTGSNGTALEVVGGTSRPGVIAPASADVTLRSSDIVGNVVVGEQGSLNLALGGQASLTGAINGDVTVGVDATSRWNVTAASDVSALTLDGAASFMSAADASHRDLHVRGDFGGTGGVLTFNTVLNEGGSLGVQQTDRLLIEGDVTTTGPTRVVVTPTGNGGLTDLNKDGIVDANEGISLIQVGGTSRRDAFELAGGYVAAGPYQYKLYAFGPGEVDPAQKQLVGSGFNWDYRLGNSYVCEEDCGPVKPVDPENPGEPENPGEPENPGNPDEPEIPNPGPEPGDRVEVVPQVPAYLSAPAALLTYGDMLNDGLHQRLGDIRNGESHDPVGGEMFARYLGGQLRYSSNLSFKQFGYDFDQQVNALQVGGSVIALDGDNGSLRAGWAVDHGTTRVTPKALDGESSSKYTANGLAAWITWQHGDGFWVDGVLSGTRYHGNVSTAMRGDEVADIRATGWVMSVEAGMPLAIGGDWTVEPQFQLKRQQLNFRRFQDSDGLDVALGTAGQTSARLGVQLGWSVNPAFAPYGRVDLIHTTGGAPGVDVSSEAFDVGARFASGRVGNAVRAAAGATAQLGRHVQVYGEGTWQTFTGTYGMRGWAGYAGLRVTF